In the genome of Danio rerio strain Tuebingen ecotype United States chromosome 23, GRCz12tu, whole genome shotgun sequence, one region contains:
- the twist3 gene encoding twist3, which yields MREEQTCGDFPESGILPIEEEQERRPNKCAVVVSPPAGARKRLTGPKKEPVSQDDKPSLDNPSNLAPKRPKRSSPSSSSSSSSSLVPVVSSVSPVPGQPFEDLHTQRVIANVRERQRTQSLNDAFASLRKIIPTLPSDKLSKIQILKLASRYIDFLYQVLQSDEMDAKLASCNYLAHERLSYAFSVWRMEGAWSMSATH from the coding sequence ATGCGAGAGGAACAGACTTGTGGAGATTTTCCTGAAAGTGGGATCCTTCCCATTGAAGAAGAGCAGGAGCGGCGCCCCAATAAGTGTGCGGTTGTGGTTTCTCCACCGGCGGGCGCACGCAAGCGGCTGACGGGTCCCAAAAAAGAGCCCGTCTCACAAGACGACAAACCATCCCTGGACAACCCATCGAATCTGGCTCCCAAACGTCCCAAAAGAAGCTCTCCGTCATCCTCATCGTCTTCTTCGTCCTCTCTGGTGCCCGTCGTGAGTTCGGTTTCTCCAGTTCCCGGACAGCCCTTCGAAGACCTCCACACGCAACGAGTGATCGCCAACGTTCGGGAACGCCAGCGCACACAGTCCCTGAACGACGCCTTCGCCTCCCTCAGAAAGATCATCCCCACCTTGCCTTCGGACAAGCTGAGCAAGATCCAGATCCTCAAACTGGCCTCCAGATACATCGACTTCCTCTACCAGGTCCTGCAGAGCGACGAGATGGACGCCAAGCTGGCCAGCTGCAACTATCTGGCCCACGAGAGGCTGAGCTACGCCTTCTCCGTCTGGAGGATGGAGGGCGCCTGGTCCATGTCCGCCACTCACTAA